A genomic region of Saccopteryx bilineata isolate mSacBil1 chromosome 1, mSacBil1_pri_phased_curated, whole genome shotgun sequence contains the following coding sequences:
- the SFTA2 gene encoding surfactant-associated protein 2, with product MGTRLPLFLLLLTLLGSSHGTGPGMTLRLKLKDSFLANASHGSGFPGLLRTLCLLLHLPSGTNVTLHQAGPPHHVTCRT from the exons ATGGGGACAAGGctgcccctcttcctcctcctgctgacCCTCCTTGGCAGCTCACACGGAACAG GGCCAGGAATGACTTTGCGGCTGAAGCTGAAGGATtcctttctggccaacgcctcCCACGGTTCCGGCTTCCCGGGGCTGCTCCGCACG ctctgcctcctcctccacctcccttcgGGGACCAACGTCACCCTCCATCAGGCGGGGCCCCCACACCACGTCACCTGCAGAACCTGA